A genomic stretch from Angustibacter sp. Root456 includes:
- a CDS encoding DUF177 domain-containing protein: MLDTHELGRRPGSMVKISREVPAPAEMGTDVIGVAEGSPLRLDLRLESVMEGVLVTGTVAGRATGECGRCLTDLEQDVEVELMELYAYPGKRPEADVDEDEVRELEGDLIDLEGALRDAVVPALPFQPVCRDDCPGLCSECGARLADDPEHHHDVVDPRWAALQGLTRAPGQSTDDQEEN, encoded by the coding sequence GTGCTCGACACGCACGAGCTGGGCCGCCGTCCGGGGTCGATGGTCAAGATCTCCCGAGAGGTGCCGGCTCCGGCAGAGATGGGCACCGACGTCATCGGCGTCGCCGAGGGTTCGCCGCTGCGGCTGGACCTGCGGTTGGAGTCGGTGATGGAGGGGGTCCTCGTGACCGGCACGGTGGCAGGACGCGCCACCGGGGAGTGCGGGCGGTGCCTGACCGACCTCGAGCAGGACGTCGAGGTCGAGCTCATGGAGCTGTACGCCTACCCCGGCAAGCGGCCTGAAGCCGACGTCGACGAGGACGAGGTGCGTGAGCTCGAGGGCGACCTGATCGACCTCGAGGGCGCGCTCCGGGACGCGGTGGTGCCTGCGCTGCCGTTCCAACCGGTGTGCCGGGACGACTGTCCGGGACTGTGCTCCGAGTGCGGGGCGCGCCTGGCGGACGACCCCGAACACCACCACGACGTGGTCGACCCCCGGTGGGCCGCGTTGCAGGGACTGACCCGGGCCCCGGGCCAGTCGACCGACGACCAGGAAGAGAACTGA
- the rsmD gene encoding 16S rRNA (guanine(966)-N(2))-methyltransferase RsmD, whose translation MTRIIAGAAGGRRLQVPAGRDTRPTSDRVREALFSRLDHEGWLDGARVLDLYAGSGALGLEAASRGAAEVVLVESARPAAATIRRNVAALGLVGVRVAEAKVERWLDRPAEARFEVVLADPPYPVTDDAVDAVLHRLVEHGWLADQALVVVERASRSHAPHWPAPLEAAGDRAYGETRLWFAERT comes from the coding sequence GTGACGCGGATCATCGCCGGCGCGGCGGGAGGCAGGCGGCTGCAGGTGCCCGCCGGACGCGACACGCGCCCGACCAGCGACCGCGTGCGCGAGGCGCTCTTCAGCCGGCTCGACCACGAGGGCTGGCTGGACGGCGCGCGCGTGCTCGACCTGTACGCCGGCTCCGGCGCGCTGGGCCTCGAAGCTGCCAGCCGGGGCGCCGCCGAGGTGGTGCTGGTCGAGAGCGCCCGGCCCGCCGCGGCCACGATCCGCCGCAACGTCGCGGCGCTGGGCCTGGTCGGCGTCCGGGTGGCCGAGGCGAAGGTCGAGCGGTGGCTCGACCGGCCGGCCGAGGCGCGGTTCGAGGTCGTGCTCGCCGACCCGCCGTACCCCGTCACCGACGACGCGGTCGACGCCGTGCTGCACCGGCTCGTCGAGCACGGCTGGCTCGCCGACCAGGCGCTGGTGGTGGTCGAGCGGGCCAGCCGCAGCCACGCCCCGCACTGGCCGGCCCCGCTGGAGGCGGCGGGTGACCGCGCGTACGGCGAGACGCGCCTGTGGTTCGCCGAGCGCACCTGA
- the rpmF gene encoding 50S ribosomal protein L32 has protein sequence MAVPKRKTSRSNTRSRRANWKTTAVTLSACPQCREPKQPHMACPSCGTYAGRHYAAAERTEHQG, from the coding sequence GTGGCTGTCCCGAAGCGGAAGACGTCGCGATCCAACACCCGCTCGCGCCGGGCGAACTGGAAGACGACCGCCGTGACGCTGTCCGCGTGCCCGCAGTGCCGTGAGCCGAAGCAGCCGCACATGGCCTGCCCGAGCTGCGGCACGTACGCCGGCCGGCACTACGCCGCGGCCGAGCGCACCGAGCACCAGGGCTGA
- the rnc gene encoding ribonuclease III, translating into MSQPADATDLQASIGLQVDAALLQRALMHRSYAYENGGLPTNERLEFLGDSVLGLVVTDTLYRTHPDLPEGQLAKLRASVVNMRALAGVGRTLELGRYVYLGRGEEATGGRDKDSILADTVEALLGAVYLDHGIEVAADLVHRLVDPLMEQAAQLGAGLDWKTSLQEMTSSAGLGVPEYVLDDDGPDHDKVFTAVARIAGEDLGSGTGKSKKEAEQHAAATAWRTLRARQSEEA; encoded by the coding sequence ATGAGCCAGCCGGCTGACGCCACCGACCTGCAGGCCAGCATCGGCCTGCAGGTCGATGCTGCGTTGCTGCAGCGCGCGCTGATGCACCGCAGCTACGCCTACGAGAACGGTGGCCTACCCACCAACGAGCGCCTGGAGTTCCTCGGTGACTCGGTGCTCGGCCTCGTGGTGACCGACACGCTCTACCGCACGCACCCCGACCTGCCCGAGGGGCAGCTGGCCAAGCTGCGCGCCTCGGTGGTCAACATGCGCGCGCTCGCCGGCGTCGGGCGCACCCTCGAGCTCGGCCGGTACGTCTACCTCGGCCGCGGTGAGGAGGCCACGGGCGGGCGCGACAAGGACTCCATCCTCGCCGACACGGTCGAGGCGCTGCTCGGTGCGGTGTACCTCGACCACGGCATCGAGGTCGCGGCCGACCTCGTGCACCGGCTCGTCGACCCGCTGATGGAGCAGGCCGCCCAGCTCGGGGCGGGCCTGGACTGGAAGACCAGCCTGCAGGAGATGACGTCGTCCGCCGGTCTCGGCGTGCCCGAGTACGTCCTTGACGACGACGGCCCCGACCACGACAAGGTGTTCACCGCCGTGGCGCGCATCGCGGGCGAGGACCTCGGCAGCGGCACCGGCAAGAGCAAGAAGGAAGCCGAGCAGCACGCGGCCGCCACGGCCTGGCGCACCCTGCGGGCGCGGCAGTCCGAGGAGGCCTGA
- the coaD gene encoding pantetheine-phosphate adenylyltransferase, translating into MSDSRRVCVCPGSYDPVTLGHLDVIERAAAMFDDVVVAVLHNPDKRGTFTAAERVELLRHVLEGRERVRVVEFGGRLLVDVCRELGAAHVVKGLRGGADFDYELPMALMNRHLTGVETVFVAADPRLAHVSSSLVRQVNAYGGDVSGLVPDVVRDALVAHRRA; encoded by the coding sequence GTGAGCGACTCCCGGCGCGTGTGCGTTTGCCCCGGCTCGTACGACCCGGTGACCCTCGGGCACCTCGACGTCATCGAGCGCGCGGCGGCGATGTTCGACGACGTGGTCGTCGCGGTGCTGCACAACCCCGACAAGCGGGGCACGTTCACGGCGGCCGAGCGGGTCGAGCTGCTGCGGCACGTGCTCGAGGGCCGCGAGCGCGTGCGGGTGGTCGAGTTCGGCGGCCGGCTGCTGGTCGACGTCTGCCGCGAGCTGGGTGCCGCGCACGTCGTGAAGGGTCTGCGCGGTGGTGCGGACTTCGACTACGAGCTGCCGATGGCGCTGATGAACCGTCACCTCACCGGCGTCGAGACGGTGTTCGTGGCCGCCGACCCCCGGTTGGCCCACGTGTCCAGCTCGCTGGTGCGGCAGGTCAACGCCTACGGTGGCGACGTGAGCGGGCTCGTGCCCGACGTCGTCCGCGACGCGCTGGTGGCGCACCGGCGGGCCTGA
- a CDS encoding DAK2 domain-containing protein, which yields MLDHLDARAARQWGREVLAQLGEQRAEIDALNVFPVPDGDTGTNLYLTIESAAAAVEALGEGCGLPEVADAFATGALLGARGNSGVILSQLLRGWAHVLAEQPDGGAGAVREALQRAADEAYRAVSRPVEGTMLTVARAAAQGARDAAGDDLGAVVRAAVEAADDALARTTDQLEALHRAGVVDAGAQGLIVLLESLLGVVTEQRTVRSHRPPPGSRAPRVVAVDGADAGPEYEVMYLLDAPGDDGAWLATLRDTLDRIGESTVVVGGGGLWNVHVHTDDVGAAIEAGVTAGRPHRIRVTRIADQLGRRAASGHEAGHGPNHGGEQAVAVVATAAGSGLAAVLEQAGAVVVPSVPGHRPSTAELLDAVRATHAQAVILLPNDRDALAAAGAAAAAARDEGVHVAVLPTRAAVQGLAALAVHDPHSPLSQNLVRMSAAAAATRHGAVMVAAGEALTSAGWCRPGDALGLIDGDIAVIGTQLPDVAADVVTRMLTGGGELLTVVTGDSEDAARLAEAVVARVRADRLDVEVNVVAGGQPGYPLLLGVE from the coding sequence GTGCTCGACCACCTCGACGCCCGCGCCGCCCGTCAGTGGGGACGCGAGGTGCTCGCCCAGCTCGGCGAGCAGCGCGCCGAGATCGACGCCCTCAACGTCTTCCCCGTGCCGGACGGCGACACCGGCACGAACCTCTACCTCACCATCGAGTCGGCCGCCGCTGCCGTCGAGGCGCTGGGAGAGGGTTGCGGGCTGCCCGAGGTGGCCGACGCGTTCGCCACGGGGGCGCTGCTCGGCGCGCGCGGCAACTCCGGGGTGATCCTCAGCCAGCTGCTGCGCGGCTGGGCCCACGTGCTCGCCGAGCAGCCGGACGGCGGGGCCGGCGCCGTGCGTGAGGCGCTGCAACGAGCTGCCGACGAGGCCTACCGCGCGGTGAGCCGCCCGGTGGAGGGCACGATGCTCACGGTGGCGCGGGCGGCGGCCCAGGGAGCGCGCGACGCGGCCGGCGACGACCTCGGCGCCGTCGTGCGGGCCGCGGTCGAGGCCGCCGACGACGCGCTGGCCCGCACCACCGACCAGCTCGAGGCGCTGCACCGGGCGGGGGTGGTGGACGCCGGCGCCCAGGGCCTGATCGTGCTGCTCGAGAGCCTGCTGGGCGTCGTCACCGAGCAGCGCACCGTGCGCTCGCACCGCCCGCCGCCGGGCAGCCGGGCCCCCCGCGTCGTGGCCGTCGACGGCGCCGACGCCGGCCCCGAGTACGAGGTGATGTACCTGCTCGACGCCCCCGGGGACGACGGGGCCTGGCTGGCCACCCTGCGCGACACCCTCGACCGCATCGGTGAGTCGACCGTGGTGGTCGGGGGCGGTGGCCTGTGGAACGTGCACGTGCACACCGACGACGTCGGTGCGGCGATCGAGGCGGGAGTCACCGCCGGGCGCCCGCACCGCATCCGCGTCACGCGCATCGCCGACCAGCTCGGCCGCCGGGCCGCCTCCGGTCACGAAGCGGGCCACGGGCCGAACCACGGCGGCGAGCAGGCGGTGGCGGTGGTGGCCACGGCCGCTGGGTCGGGCCTGGCGGCGGTGCTCGAGCAGGCCGGTGCGGTGGTGGTGCCGAGCGTCCCGGGACACCGGCCGTCCACGGCCGAGCTGCTGGACGCCGTCCGCGCCACGCACGCCCAGGCGGTGATCCTGCTGCCCAACGACCGCGACGCCCTCGCCGCGGCCGGTGCCGCGGCGGCGGCCGCCCGGGACGAGGGCGTGCACGTGGCCGTGCTGCCGACCCGCGCTGCGGTGCAGGGGCTGGCCGCGCTCGCGGTGCACGACCCGCACAGTCCGCTGTCGCAGAACCTCGTGCGGATGTCGGCTGCTGCGGCGGCCACCCGGCACGGCGCGGTCATGGTGGCGGCGGGCGAGGCGCTCACGTCCGCGGGCTGGTGCCGTCCCGGCGACGCCCTGGGTCTGATCGACGGCGACATCGCGGTGATCGGCACGCAGCTGCCTGACGTCGCGGCCGATGTCGTCACCCGCATGCTCACCGGCGGCGGCGAGCTCCTGACCGTGGTGACCGGTGACAGCGAGGACGCCGCCCGGCTGGCTGAGGCGGTCGTCGCGCGCGTGCGCGCTGACCGGCTCGACGTCGAGGTCAACGTCGTGGCCGGAGGGCAGCCCGGCTACCCCCTGCTGCTGGGTGTGGAGTGA
- the recG gene encoding ATP-dependent DNA helicase RecG, giving the protein MRADRRIGPKAAKALEKLFGITTVGELLRHYPRRYAQLGELTDLSRLPVGEHVTVLAQVQQVTAHTMRQRRGSRVQVRIGDGRGTLELVFFAAKSFLTAKYERELAVGTVALFSGKVGLYEGRRQLAHPLYERLPDYDPQAAQALARKPIPIYPAGAGIQSWQIRGAITPLVQTLPPLPDPLPVSVLRARDLMGLDEALRGVHDPATMEQALEAQRRLRFEEAFVLQAALLRRRAALADLPAVPRVPASGGLLEAFDARLPFALTDGQREVGQQIAADLAASHPMHRLLQGEVGSGKTLVALRAMLGVVDAGGQAALLAPTEVLAVQHHRSITAMLGDLAEGGMLGGSDIGTRVALLTGSQPAGVRRAMLLEAASGQAGIVVGTHALLQEHVQFADLGLMVVDEQHRFGVEQRDALRAKGSVPPHVLVMTATPIPRTVAMTVFGDLETSTLTELPRGRSPITTHVVPGDHPRWVTRAWERVREEVDAGHQAFVVCPRIGGDGTEPDVDTAPGADVPDDETGRRPPLAVLDVLEPLRGEPTLAGLRIEVLHGRLPAEEREATMAAFARGEVDVLVATTVIEVGVDVPNATVMVVMDADRFGISQLHQLRGRIGRGSAPGLALLVTETLDGTPARERLAAVASTTDGFELSRVDLEQRREGDVLGAAQSGYRSSLRLLRVLRDEDLIGQAREAAAEVLAGDPDLSGHPALAEAIDVLLGEGREEFLERG; this is encoded by the coding sequence GTGCGCGCCGACCGGCGGATCGGACCCAAGGCGGCCAAGGCCCTCGAGAAGCTCTTCGGCATCACCACGGTCGGTGAGCTGCTGCGCCACTACCCGCGCCGGTACGCCCAGCTCGGCGAGCTCACCGACCTCTCGCGCCTGCCGGTGGGAGAGCACGTCACGGTGCTCGCCCAGGTGCAGCAGGTGACCGCGCACACCATGCGGCAGCGCCGGGGCAGCCGGGTGCAGGTGCGGATCGGAGACGGCCGGGGGACCCTCGAGCTCGTCTTCTTCGCGGCCAAGTCGTTCCTCACGGCCAAGTACGAGCGCGAGCTGGCGGTGGGCACGGTGGCGCTCTTCAGCGGCAAGGTCGGGCTCTACGAGGGCCGCCGGCAGCTGGCCCACCCGCTCTACGAGCGGCTGCCCGACTACGACCCGCAAGCCGCGCAGGCCTTGGCGCGCAAGCCGATCCCGATCTATCCCGCGGGCGCCGGCATCCAGTCCTGGCAGATCCGAGGGGCCATCACGCCGCTCGTGCAGACCCTGCCGCCGCTGCCCGACCCGCTGCCCGTCTCGGTGCTGCGAGCCCGCGACCTGATGGGGCTCGACGAGGCGCTGCGAGGAGTGCACGACCCGGCGACGATGGAGCAGGCCCTCGAGGCCCAGCGGCGGCTGCGGTTCGAGGAGGCCTTCGTGCTGCAGGCCGCCCTGCTGCGGCGGCGAGCGGCGCTCGCTGACCTGCCGGCGGTGCCCCGCGTTCCGGCGTCCGGTGGGCTGCTCGAGGCGTTCGACGCCAGGCTGCCGTTCGCGCTCACCGACGGCCAGCGCGAGGTGGGGCAGCAGATCGCGGCCGACCTCGCGGCTTCCCACCCGATGCACCGGTTGCTGCAGGGCGAGGTGGGCTCGGGCAAGACGCTCGTGGCCCTGCGGGCGATGCTCGGCGTCGTCGACGCCGGCGGTCAGGCGGCCCTGCTCGCGCCCACCGAGGTGCTGGCGGTGCAGCACCACCGCTCGATCACCGCGATGCTCGGCGACCTCGCCGAGGGCGGCATGCTCGGCGGCAGCGACATCGGCACCCGGGTGGCGCTGCTCACCGGGTCGCAGCCCGCGGGGGTGCGCCGCGCGATGCTGCTCGAGGCGGCGTCGGGCCAGGCCGGCATCGTCGTGGGCACGCACGCGCTGCTGCAGGAGCACGTGCAGTTCGCCGACCTCGGCCTCATGGTCGTCGACGAGCAGCACAGGTTCGGCGTCGAGCAGCGCGATGCGTTGCGCGCCAAGGGTTCGGTGCCGCCGCACGTGCTCGTCATGACCGCGACGCCGATCCCGCGCACCGTGGCGATGACGGTGTTCGGCGACCTGGAGACCTCGACCCTCACCGAGCTGCCGCGCGGCCGGTCGCCGATCACCACCCACGTCGTGCCCGGCGACCACCCCCGCTGGGTCACGCGGGCCTGGGAGCGCGTGCGCGAGGAGGTCGACGCCGGGCACCAGGCCTTCGTGGTGTGCCCGCGCATCGGCGGTGACGGCACCGAACCGGACGTCGACACCGCCCCCGGCGCCGACGTCCCCGACGACGAGACCGGCCGCCGCCCGCCGCTCGCCGTCCTGGACGTGCTCGAGCCGCTGCGGGGGGAGCCCACGCTCGCGGGCCTGCGCATCGAGGTGCTGCACGGGCGCCTGCCGGCCGAGGAGCGCGAGGCCACGATGGCTGCGTTCGCGCGCGGCGAGGTCGACGTCCTCGTGGCCACGACGGTGATCGAGGTGGGCGTCGACGTCCCCAACGCCACGGTGATGGTGGTCATGGACGCCGACCGCTTCGGCATCTCGCAGCTGCACCAGCTGCGCGGCCGCATCGGCCGGGGCAGCGCGCCCGGCCTGGCGCTGCTCGTCACCGAGACGCTCGACGGCACCCCCGCGCGAGAGCGGCTCGCCGCCGTCGCGAGCACCACCGACGGTTTCGAGCTGTCGCGGGTCGACCTCGAGCAGCGGCGCGAGGGCGACGTGCTGGGCGCGGCGCAGTCGGGCTACCGGTCGTCGCTGCGGCTTCTGCGCGTGCTGCGCGACGAGGACCTCATCGGGCAGGCCCGAGAGGCAGCGGCCGAGGTGCTCGCCGGCGACCCCGACCTGTCGGGTCACCCGGCGCTGGCCGAGGCCATCGACGTGCTGCTCGGCGAGGGGCGCGAGGAGTTCCTCGAGCGGGGCTGA
- the rpmB gene encoding 50S ribosomal protein L28, producing the protein MAANCDVCGKGPGFGHSISHSHRRTKRRWNPNIQRVRAMVGSTPKRLNVCTSCLKAGKVTR; encoded by the coding sequence GTGGCTGCCAACTGCGACGTCTGCGGCAAGGGGCCGGGTTTCGGTCATTCCATCTCGCACTCGCACCGCCGTACCAAGCGGCGTTGGAACCCCAACATCCAGCGAGTGCGCGCCATGGTGGGCTCCACCCCCAAGCGCCTCAACGTGTGCACCTCCTGCCTGAAGGCCGGCAAGGTCACCCGCTGA